One genomic segment of Cydia splendana chromosome 5, ilCydSple1.2, whole genome shotgun sequence includes these proteins:
- the LOC134790774 gene encoding retinol-binding protein pinta-like codes for MSVRPLPPVLAEKARKELNEDPQRLPNDLQHIKDWIAKQPHLKARTDDQWLTTFLRACKYSLERAKEKIDLYYSVRTTAPDFFQLTPKNPRFWEILETGFFLPLPQVAAPGSPKVSIIRAGRYDPDKFTISEVLSVSNTIEKIMYLEDDDAVVSGVMAVLDLEGVTMGHFLQMTPLQMKKMTVVGQDATPFRMKGVHYLNTPTGFETIFNAMKALLNEKNKSRLYVHNKNYEAMYEHIPKHMLTAEYGGNAGTEKDIIDYWKKKVQEYSEWLEEDVQYRTEESKRAGKAKTAESMFGAEGSFRQLQFD; via the exons ATGTCTGTGCGACCATTGCCTCCAGTGCTTGCAGAAAAGGCTCGTAAAGAGCTTAATGAGGATCCTCAGAGGCTACCCAATGACTTACAACATATAAAGGATTGGATAGCCAAGCAGCCACATCTTAAAGCCAGAACCG ACGATCAATGGCTGACTACATTTTTACGAGCATGCAAATATAGTTTGGAACGGGCAAAAGAAAAAATTGACTTGTACTATTCGGTTCGTACTACGGCACCAGATTTCTTTCAGCTTACGCCAAAAAACCCGCGATTTTGGGAAATTTTGGAGACTGG GTTTTTTCTTCCTTTGCCACAAGTTGCCGCTCCTGGTTCTCCTAAGGTATCAATTATCAGAGCGGGAAGATATGATCCCGACAAATTCACAATATCGGAAGTGTTGTCAGTTTCGAATACGATAGAAAAG ATTATGTATTTGGAAGATGATGATGCTGTAGTATCAGGGGTGATGGCCGTTCTTGACTTAGAAGGAGTTACTATGGGACATTTCTTACAAATGACCCCACTACAAATGAAAAAGATGACGGTTGTGGGCCAG GATGCGACACCATTCCGTATGAAAGGAGTTCACTATTTGAATACGCCAACAGGGTTTGAGACTATTTTTAACGCAATGAAAGCACTCctcaatgaaaaaaataaaagcagA TTATATGTCCATAATAAAAACTATGAGGCGATGTACGAACATATTCCAAAACATATGTTAACAGCGGAGTATGGTGGTAACGCGGGAACTGAAAAAGACATTATAG ATTACTGGAAGAAGAAGGTCCAGGAATACAGTGAATGGTTAGAAGAAGATGTGCAGTACCGCACTGAAGAATCCAAGAGGGCCGGAAAAGCAAAAACAGCTGAAAGTATGTTCGGCGCTGAGGGTTCCTTCCGGCAACTTCAATTCGACTGA